Below is a genomic region from Hevea brasiliensis isolate MT/VB/25A 57/8 chromosome 3, ASM3005281v1, whole genome shotgun sequence.
CCAGATTATGTTTTTGTTGTTCAGGTTGAACTTCATTATTCTTCTTCTTACTACTCTTTGTGTTTGTGAATATATATTTGGCGTTTGATGATTGACTGGCATTTTTGCATATGAATGATGTTCATATGAAAAATACAATTGTTTTAGAGaggtgggtttttttttttttttttctgggtgTTCAATTTAGTTGTTAATATAGTTGGCCTGTTTCTTTGTTCTGTTCTACTGTGCTTATTGTATATTGGAGATTTTCTATGGCATGTGTATGCTGTGATGTTTCATTTAAATTTGTTTTTCTTTAAAACTGTTTTACAGATACAACATCCAAGATCGCGTTTGAATAGGTTTGATTTGGTGATTACTCCTCATCATGATTATTATCCATTGACTCCTCATGCTCAGGAGCAAGTCCCCTGGTTCCTTCGGAGGTGGATAACTCCACGTGAACCTCCTGATAGGCGCGTGGTATGCGTTTGGGTTGCTAAATACTTGCTTAAATGGCTCAGAGGTCTAAGTCAGGAATAATTTGGATAGCCATTAAACTTTAGCTTCTCTTTCTAGTTAAATCATCACTGTGATAGTGGTATCTAAAGCTCATAGTTTTGCTATTTTGAATCCCAGGTTCTAACTGTGGGAGCTCTTCCCCAGGCTGATTCTGCTGCATTGAGAAGTGCAGCTTCTGTTTGGCATGATGAGCTGGCACTGCTTCCAAAGCCCTTGCTTGTTATCAATATTGGAGGGCCTACCGGTAATATGCTGTGTATCTATGTATGTATTTAATTGCTGTGTTCTCATTTTTTCAGGAACTTTTTGTTGAAATTTCATTGTTTTATTGTTGATTAACATCTGAGTAGTGTATATTCAAAAGTCCTGGTAGTATTACAATAATTGGAGTATTGGGGGCTGTAACATGTGAAAGATGGCCTTTGCATCTTTTAGAATAGCTGTAGATGCATTATTCTGAGAATATTCTCAATTATACATTTCTTACCACCTCTTATTAGATAGCCTTTGATATTCTGGAAGTTGTATATAACTGGAAGTTGTATATAAGCAGTCCATGGAATTCCAGATGTTATTTATCTTGTAATTTATGAGTTGGGGGAAAGATTTttgcatatatatatttttttcaaactTGTAGGTAACTCCTTGCATTCTAATTATTGTAAATATGCAGTAATGGCTGATTTAGGTGACTCTTCTATGAGGCCACAGATATCAAAATGCTTAAAGCAGTTGGGCCTGATAATGATTCCTAAACCAATTTTTAAGCTCCCTGGGCCACCATGTACTCATGCAAAAGCAGGGGAAATCCTGGTTTGTGTCATTGAGTGAGATGTAGGTGTTTGATAATTGGGTTGGTTTGTGTTGGTAGGCGGGTGATGTGTACAGAAAGAGAATGTCAAAGCGCATGGAGAAATGTTTGGATTGTTTTGTTGGTTAAAgggtttatttattcattattgcTTGAATTTTTTTCTCATCTATCaaacattaaaatcttttgcaaaTAAAAATTTCATGGGCATTAGATCACTGTTACACTGTGTGGTACATAACATGAGCCTTGTGATATTAACGTAAATTTGATGATCTTGATTtcacataaataatttattactTGCAAGTGAACTGCATTTTCTTCACCATGTAATAGTCCAGTTCATCCTTTTACCGTAATCCATATCTTACAGCTTATTTTTCTTAATAGGCAACTGTGAGTATGGAATAGATCTTGCAGAACAGTTAAAGGATAAGCTGCAGAAAGTTCTATGGAGTTGTGGAAGTGTTAGAATATCTTTTTCTCGAAGAACACCTGAGAAGGTGTGCATGCTCTAAAGCAATTTCTATTGTCAGTTCTTTTGATTTGTACTCATTATTTGTTGGCTCTGTTATTGGTAGGTGTCTAATATTTTAGTGAAAGAATTCAGTAATAACCCTAAGGTCTACATTTGGGATGGTAAAGGTCTGCAGCTAACTACAAAGTCATTTTTTAGTTTACTTTTGCTTGTATGGAAGAATAAATTTCTTTTAATGCTTACTGTTTAGGTCCAAATCCACATATGGGGCATCTAGCTTGGGCTGATGCTTTTGTCATCACAGCAGATTCTGTGAGTATGTTGAGTGAGGCTTGTAGCACTGGGTATGTTTGTTGGATGGTAAATAAGGGCTACTCTCGAATTATGGCTCGTTTGTTTTCTGATTTTGGTTTCTGGGCTGCAGGATCCCTGTCTATGTTATAGGAGCTGAACGGTGCACGTGGAAGTTTGCTGACTTTCAAAAGAGATTACATGATCGTGGAGTGGTTAGACCATTCACTGGCGAAGAGGATGTAAGTTGCTATCTGTCTCACCTTGTAATTTGCTGCTGCTTTATTATAAGCAGGTGTATTTATTCTTAAAAGATTGCAATAGATGGTGTTAATTTGTTATCTGTACTTTCCTTTCATTAAACTAAATTGCATGTTATGTATCAAGAGCCAAAAGTGAATGCAAATTGAGATATCAATTCTGTTAATGGATAGATCATTACTGCAACAGCACAAAAAAATATATCTGTTTGCGGCCTATGGTTACTCATAATCACAATACTGTCACTGAAGAAAGTATCACACTCAACTTTCACTCATCGGTGGTTTGATCTTACAGATATCCAAGGTCTGGAGCTATCCTCCATTAAATGACACTGCAGAGGCCGCTTCGCAGGTAATTAACGCACTTGCGGAGCGTGGATGGACAGTACAAGCAGTCGAGGATGATGTGTTTTTCAAACTTTAGCACGACCAACTTTAAACAATGCACCAATTTGATACATCCCTGGCCCCTTGCTCAGATCAGATTTTAACAGTCAAAAGCAGTTAAATTTAAACTGACACGTTCAACTTCTGAAACGTTGTAAAATCAATTATCAACTGATCTCATGATTATACCAGTTTTGTAGTTGATAGAACATGGG
It encodes:
- the LOC110647982 gene encoding mitochondrial fission protein ELM1 isoform X2, whose translation is MRPVKLPGRPSGWVSGVIRRAVIIGNGFSGAESQCLGLVRALGLSSRFSLYRATRPSGGINKWLHWLPGSIHRRVDSLIRSIHDDYWRYGGNANDQMGMPSSTERTGILWENYNTFSDLELKRFDNLNGNVVGLADAKQIATLARDTFNKDGPLLVVASGRDTISVSSSIKRLAPDYVFVVQIQHPRSRLNRFDLVITPHHDYYPLTPHAQEQVPWFLRRWITPREPPDRRVVLTVGALPQADSAALRSAASVWHDELALLPKPLLVINIGGPTGNCEYGIDLAEQLKDKLQKVLWSCGSVRISFSRRTPEKVSNILVKEFSNNPKVYIWDGPNPHMGHLAWADAFVITADSVSMLSEACSTGIPVYVIGAERCTWKFADFQKRLHDRGVVRPFTGEEDISKVWSYPPLNDTAEAASQVINALAERGWTVQAVEDDVFFKL
- the LOC110647982 gene encoding mitochondrial fission protein ELM1 isoform X1 → MRPVKLPGRPSGWVSGVIRRAVIIGNGFSGAESQCLGLVRALGLSSRFSLYRATRPSGGINKWLHWLPGSIHRRVDSLIRSIHDDYWRYGGNANDQMGMPSSTERTGILWENYNTFSDLELKRFDNLNGNVVGLADAKQIATLARDTFNKDGPLLVVASGRDTISVSSSIKRLAPDYVFVVQIQHPRSRLNRFDLVITPHHDYYPLTPHAQEQVPWFLRRWITPREPPDRRVVLTVGALPQADSAALRSAASVWHDELALLPKPLLVINIGGPTGNCEYGIDLAEQLKDKLQKVLWSCGSVRISFSRRTPEKVSNILVKEFSNNPKVYIWDGKGPNPHMGHLAWADAFVITADSVSMLSEACSTGIPVYVIGAERCTWKFADFQKRLHDRGVVRPFTGEEDISKVWSYPPLNDTAEAASQVINALAERGWTVQAVEDDVFFKL